In a single window of the Mucilaginibacter defluvii genome:
- a CDS encoding MBL fold metallo-hydrolase RNA specificity domain-containing protein: MILDDFVQFDANGLYCKYGGFYIDPVQPVEKAVISHAHADHAVAGNREVWCTVGTQAFMLFRYTKNAAKIFNVAVYRQQFNICGVAITFIPAGHMLGSAQVLMEYQGTTYLYTGDFKLQADATCEPLEWVKADVLITESTFANPATQHPDPVLEISKLNDIKINILLGAYGLGKSQRLIRLINDHAPQKAVLVHHRIMPLNLVYEKAGYALGKYQLYNRKLMKNQQEYVYIVPPFTFDSYIRATGVKRLFASGWKNLQVNSQDTLYISDHADWNDILEMIKQVQPTQIWTLHGDGKHLREHFNDTLFVKLLN, from the coding sequence ATGATATTGGATGATTTTGTGCAGTTTGATGCCAACGGCCTCTACTGTAAGTACGGTGGTTTTTACATTGACCCGGTGCAACCGGTTGAAAAGGCAGTAATATCGCACGCTCATGCCGACCATGCTGTTGCTGGCAACCGCGAGGTATGGTGTACTGTCGGTACACAGGCATTTATGCTGTTTCGTTATACTAAAAACGCGGCTAAGATTTTTAACGTCGCAGTATACCGGCAGCAATTTAACATATGCGGGGTGGCGATCACTTTTATACCGGCCGGCCACATGCTGGGTTCGGCCCAGGTGTTAATGGAATACCAAGGCACCACTTACCTGTATACCGGTGATTTTAAATTACAAGCCGATGCCACTTGTGAGCCTTTAGAATGGGTTAAAGCTGATGTATTGATTACCGAGAGCACCTTTGCCAACCCGGCAACGCAGCATCCTGATCCGGTGCTGGAAATTAGCAAGCTAAATGACATCAAAATAAATATACTGCTTGGCGCTTATGGCCTGGGTAAAAGCCAACGATTGATCAGGTTAATTAATGATCATGCTCCGCAGAAAGCAGTATTGGTACACCACCGTATTATGCCGCTCAACTTGGTTTACGAAAAAGCAGGTTATGCCTTGGGGAAATATCAGCTGTACAACCGAAAACTGATGAAAAATCAGCAGGAGTACGTTTACATTGTGCCGCCATTTACGTTTGATAGTTATATAAGAGCCACGGGTGTAAAACGCCTTTTTGCATCGGGATGGAAAAACCTGCAGGTAAACAGCCAGGATACCCTTTACATATCTGATCATGCTGACTGGAACGATATACTGGAGATGATTAAACAAGTGCAGCCAACCCAGATTTGGACCCTGCATGGCGATGGTAAACATCTGCGCGAGCACTTTAACGATACCTTGTTTGTAAAGCTTTTAAACTAA
- a CDS encoding SDR family oxidoreductase — protein MSKGKTISILGCGWYGLALARQLVKAGYSVKGSTTSTEKLKLLREQGIEPFLIDAGDEQNALNPLFFESKILVIAIPPRVRSGNGENYIPQIKNIIKAAKASATVDHVIYISSTGVYGDNNGVVTEMDPPKPSTESGRVLLVAEELLTNASGFTTTIIRFGGLFGPSRDAGRFFAGKTNMPNGKAPINMIHLDDCLGITEAILTREGFGHIYNAASPEHPAKSSFYTHAAERADLPRPKFIDELNEWKQVDSVNVPQLLNYNFKHSLI, from the coding sequence ATGAGTAAAGGGAAAACAATAAGTATTTTGGGATGCGGCTGGTATGGCCTTGCCTTGGCCAGGCAACTGGTAAAGGCAGGCTATTCGGTTAAAGGATCAACCACTTCTACGGAAAAATTAAAATTGCTACGTGAGCAGGGTATTGAACCTTTTTTAATTGATGCAGGCGATGAACAAAACGCCTTAAACCCTTTATTTTTTGAGAGTAAAATATTGGTGATAGCGATACCACCAAGGGTGCGGAGCGGCAATGGCGAAAACTATATACCACAGATAAAAAACATAATAAAGGCTGCAAAAGCAAGCGCGACTGTTGACCATGTGATCTATATCAGTTCGACCGGGGTATATGGCGATAATAACGGCGTGGTTACAGAAATGGATCCGCCAAAACCATCAACCGAATCGGGCAGGGTACTGCTTGTTGCTGAAGAACTGCTAACAAACGCGTCCGGTTTTACTACAACCATTATTCGCTTTGGGGGATTATTTGGCCCTAGCCGGGATGCAGGTCGCTTTTTCGCAGGTAAAACTAACATGCCCAATGGCAAAGCACCTATTAACATGATACATTTAGATGATTGCCTGGGTATCACCGAAGCTATTTTGACAAGAGAGGGCTTTGGCCATATCTATAATGCCGCCTCACCTGAACACCCGGCCAAGAGCAGCTTTTATACCCATGCCGCTGAAAGAGCTGATTTACCCAGACCTAAGTTTATTGATGAACTGAATGAATGGAAACAGGTTGACAGCGTTAATGTACCGCAATTGCTTAACTACAATTTTAAGCACAGCCTGATATAA
- a CDS encoding DUF5522 domain-containing protein translates to MLKEGLDYYFNADGLMVFTKEYHQKRGYCCKNQCLHCPWNYRTEKQYTQIKK, encoded by the coding sequence ATGCTTAAAGAGGGTTTAGATTATTATTTTAATGCCGACGGTTTAATGGTATTCACAAAAGAATATCACCAAAAACGCGGTTATTGCTGTAAAAACCAATGTTTACATTGCCCGTGGAACTATCGGACGGAAAAACAATATACGCAAATTAAAAAATAA
- the glmM gene encoding phosphoglucosamine mutase, with product MTLIKSISGIRGTIGGLAGEALTPLDIVKFTSAYGSWAVKKSGINKIVIGRDARISGEMVSSLVTGTLQGLGIDVIDLGLSTTPTVEVAVPLEKAAGGIILTASHNPKQWNALKLLNDKGEFISDADGKEVLDIAEASDFIYADVDSLGKVTQDDSYLQKHIDLILNLPLVDKEAIKQANFKIAVDCVNSTGGIYVPALLKALGVETIYELYTEPNGHFPHNPEPLPENLTAIAETVKENKADLGIVVDPDVDRLCFVNEDGSMFGEEYTLVAVADYILKHTPGNTVSNLSSTRALRDVTETQNGNYTAAAVGEVNVVNKMKETNAIIGGEGNGGVIYPELHYGRDALVGIALFLTHLAKEKKTISELRKTYPEYYISKNKIELQAGMDIDGLLKQVEEKYKDQPYSTIDGLKIEFGKEWVHLRRSNTEPIIRIYSESTSEAAATALAERLIADMKAILKIS from the coding sequence TTGACACTAATCAAATCAATAAGCGGCATCAGAGGTACTATCGGTGGATTGGCCGGCGAGGCGCTAACGCCGTTGGATATCGTAAAATTCACCTCGGCGTATGGTAGCTGGGCGGTAAAAAAATCAGGCATCAACAAGATCGTCATTGGCCGTGATGCCCGCATCTCGGGCGAAATGGTGAGCAGCCTGGTAACCGGCACCCTGCAAGGCCTGGGTATCGACGTAATAGACCTTGGCTTGAGCACCACCCCAACGGTAGAAGTAGCCGTACCGCTGGAAAAAGCCGCAGGCGGCATCATCCTGACCGCGAGCCACAACCCCAAACAATGGAACGCCCTGAAACTGCTGAACGACAAAGGCGAGTTTATCAGCGATGCTGATGGCAAGGAAGTACTGGACATCGCCGAAGCCAGCGATTTTATTTATGCCGATGTAGACAGCCTGGGCAAGGTAACGCAGGACGACAGCTACCTTCAAAAACACATTGACCTGATACTGAACCTGCCGTTGGTAGACAAAGAAGCCATTAAGCAAGCTAACTTCAAAATAGCGGTAGACTGCGTAAACTCCACAGGCGGTATCTATGTACCGGCACTGCTGAAAGCATTAGGCGTAGAAACCATTTACGAACTGTATACCGAACCTAACGGACACTTTCCCCATAATCCCGAGCCATTGCCCGAAAACCTGACGGCGATAGCCGAAACAGTAAAGGAAAACAAAGCCGACCTGGGTATTGTGGTAGACCCGGATGTAGACAGGCTGTGCTTTGTAAATGAGGACGGCAGCATGTTCGGTGAAGAATACACCCTGGTAGCTGTGGCCGATTATATACTAAAACATACCCCGGGCAATACAGTATCCAACCTGTCATCAACCAGAGCGTTAAGAGATGTGACCGAAACCCAAAACGGCAATTACACAGCTGCCGCGGTAGGCGAAGTGAACGTAGTGAACAAGATGAAGGAAACCAATGCCATCATCGGCGGTGAAGGTAATGGCGGAGTGATCTATCCGGAATTGCACTATGGCAGGGATGCACTGGTGGGCATCGCCCTGTTTCTGACGCATTTGGCAAAGGAGAAGAAAACCATCTCTGAACTCAGGAAAACCTACCCGGAATACTATATCTCCAAAAATAAGATAGAGTTACAGGCAGGTATGGATATCGACGGATTGCTGAAACAAGTAGAGGAAAAGTACAAGGATCAACCTTACAGCACCATAGACGGGTTGAAGATAGAATTCGGTAAAGAATGGGTACATTTGCGCCGGTCGAACACCGAGCCGATCATCCGCATTTATTCAGAGTCAACCAGCGAGGCAGCAGCAACTGCTTTGGCTGAACGACTGATTGCTGATATGAAGGCGATTTTAAAGATATCGTAA
- a CDS encoding phosphatase PAP2 family protein: MAIFALAKIGANNNLMPEQLLQLDRHLFYFINHDLSNPFFDWLMPLLRNARFWIPLYIFIIGFCIYKYRKVGIIIVLMLAASAGVADFVSASIIKPAIQRVRPCRDPVTAEKDIPRVRCGSGYSFPSTHASDHFAMAAFISMVFSRRWRWIWWVSMLWAASICFAQVYVSVHFPIDVMGGALFGLIVGFGIAQLFKKFQPGF, from the coding sequence ATGGCTATATTTGCACTCGCAAAAATTGGCGCTAACAACAACCTGATGCCCGAACAACTTTTACAACTCGACCGGCATTTATTCTACTTTATTAATCACGACCTATCGAACCCTTTTTTCGACTGGCTGATGCCACTTTTGCGTAACGCCCGTTTCTGGATACCGCTGTACATATTTATTATCGGTTTTTGCATCTATAAATATCGTAAAGTGGGCATAATCATCGTTTTAATGCTGGCAGCAAGCGCCGGCGTTGCTGATTTTGTGAGCGCGAGCATCATCAAACCCGCTATACAAAGGGTACGCCCCTGCCGCGATCCTGTTACCGCCGAAAAAGATATTCCACGTGTTCGATGCGGATCCGGCTATAGCTTCCCATCCACCCATGCCAGCGATCATTTTGCTATGGCAGCCTTTATAAGCATGGTTTTTAGTCGCCGCTGGCGATGGATATGGTGGGTAAGTATGCTATGGGCGGCAAGCATTTGCTTTGCGCAGGTATATGTAAGCGTCCATTTCCCTATTGATGTAATGGGCGGCGCGCTTTTCGGCCTAATTGTTGGCTTTGGCATTGCACAACTGTTTAAAAAATTTCAACCCGGCTTCTGA
- a CDS encoding MarR family winged helix-turn-helix transcriptional regulator has product MRIEDEIQSTKFEDNYHKVIINVAYTQSWLSNYSRPHFEKYNLTTQQFNILRILRGQYPKPATVNLLKERMIDKMSDASRIVDRLVQKGLVSRCTNSKDRRAVDIQISQQGLDILAKMDVEFKSKDLLKDHLTEEEAAQLSDLLDKLRG; this is encoded by the coding sequence ATGCGAATAGAGGACGAGATACAAAGTACTAAGTTTGAGGATAATTACCATAAGGTAATCATAAATGTTGCATACACGCAAAGCTGGCTGAGCAACTACTCGCGCCCGCATTTTGAAAAGTATAATCTCACTACGCAGCAGTTTAATATACTACGTATTTTGCGCGGGCAGTACCCAAAACCTGCAACAGTCAACCTGCTGAAAGAACGTATGATCGACAAGATGTCTGACGCGTCTCGCATAGTCGACCGTTTGGTGCAAAAAGGACTGGTATCACGCTGTACTAACTCAAAGGACAGGCGCGCGGTAGATATCCAGATCAGTCAGCAAGGTTTGGATATACTGGCTAAAATGGACGTGGAATTTAAATCAAAAGACCTTTTAAAAGATCATCTTACCGAGGAAGAGGCCGCCCAGTTAAGTGATTTGCTGGATAAGTTAAGAGGATAA
- a CDS encoding YbbR-like domain-containing protein, translating to MPIIKLSPAERRRLTAFTTCIILAVVAWVFAVLSTPHNFTVPKVIVFKNAPQRRAFHSLQSDTVNATVQGNGWQMLFSRFNDDESQLTVDLHTLDQRDYVVLGSQMRRINAAQPQNRQIIGFDPDTLYFDFSSRRVKKVPVELITSIDYKKQFAQSGDIVLKPDYVTISGPSELISRITSWNTDTLQLDNVSEPVSKQLKMQSVKEVNMTVYPKTIQVKIPVDEFTEKTLDIPVKVINNPHYYNVKVLPQKVKVTFMTSLTDYPDMDDAFFEATADLSLWEQKGYHALPVKIKRTPPYCRIVKIEPAVVDFIIKK from the coding sequence ATGCCCATTATAAAATTATCACCGGCAGAACGCAGACGGCTTACGGCATTTACAACCTGTATTATACTGGCTGTGGTTGCCTGGGTGTTCGCTGTGCTTTCAACTCCGCATAATTTTACGGTGCCCAAAGTTATCGTTTTTAAAAATGCACCGCAGCGCCGGGCTTTTCACTCGCTACAGTCGGACACGGTGAATGCAACCGTACAGGGTAACGGCTGGCAAATGCTATTTTCGCGTTTTAACGATGACGAGAGTCAACTGACAGTTGATTTGCATACGCTTGATCAGCGCGATTATGTGGTACTCGGGTCGCAAATGCGCCGCATTAATGCCGCGCAACCCCAAAACCGGCAAATCATCGGCTTTGATCCGGATACGTTATATTTCGATTTCTCGAGCCGCAGGGTGAAAAAAGTGCCGGTTGAGTTAATTACTTCTATTGATTATAAGAAGCAGTTCGCGCAATCAGGAGATATTGTGCTAAAACCCGATTATGTAACGATTAGCGGGCCGTCGGAACTGATCAGCCGGATAACATCCTGGAATACCGATACCCTGCAGTTGGATAACGTGAGTGAGCCGGTAAGCAAGCAGCTAAAAATGCAATCGGTAAAAGAAGTGAACATGACGGTTTACCCTAAAACCATACAGGTAAAAATACCGGTTGATGAATTTACCGAAAAAACACTCGATATACCGGTTAAGGTTATCAATAATCCACACTACTATAACGTTAAGGTATTGCCGCAAAAAGTGAAAGTTACGTTCATGACTTCGTTAACCGACTACCCTGATATGGATGATGCCTTTTTTGAGGCAACGGCCGACCTGAGCTTGTGGGAGCAGAAGGGGTATCATGCCCTTCCCGTAAAAATAAAACGCACGCCCCCTTACTGCCGCATTGTTAAAATAGAACCGGCTGTAGTTGATTTCATTATAAAAAAATAA
- the coaE gene encoding dephospho-CoA kinase (Dephospho-CoA kinase (CoaE) performs the final step in coenzyme A biosynthesis.) yields MLKIGLTGNIGSGKTTVAKVFEVLGIPVFYADAAAKSVMVSDAELIKGVKQAFGSEAYFADGALNRKHIADIVFNNADELARLNALVHPAVFRAFDEWVLQQTKAAYVIKEAAILFESGSYKMCHQTILVSAPLEHRLQRVMQRDGISRVEAATRDARQMSEEQKSKLANHIINNDGSRLVIPQVLALHQQFLAVKA; encoded by the coding sequence ATGCTTAAGATAGGACTGACCGGCAACATAGGCAGTGGCAAAACCACGGTAGCCAAAGTATTCGAGGTATTGGGCATCCCGGTTTTTTATGCCGATGCCGCCGCCAAGAGCGTAATGGTTAGTGATGCCGAGCTGATTAAGGGTGTTAAGCAGGCCTTCGGGAGCGAAGCCTATTTTGCCGATGGCGCGCTTAACCGTAAACATATAGCCGATATTGTATTTAATAACGCTGATGAACTGGCACGATTAAACGCCTTGGTACATCCGGCAGTGTTTCGGGCTTTTGATGAGTGGGTGTTGCAGCAAACCAAAGCGGCGTATGTAATTAAGGAAGCCGCGATATTATTTGAGAGCGGATCATATAAAATGTGCCATCAAACCATATTGGTTTCTGCCCCGCTTGAGCATCGTTTGCAGCGGGTGATGCAGCGCGATGGTATAAGCAGGGTAGAGGCTGCCACCCGAGATGCACGACAAATGAGCGAAGAACAAAAAAGTAAGCTGGCTAACCATATTATTAATAATGATGGCAGCCGGTTAGTAATACCACAGGTGCTTGCCCTGCACCAGCAATTTTTAGCCGTAAAAGCTTGA
- a CDS encoding cysteine desulfurase family protein, which translates to MRVYFDNAATTPLDPEVLKEMYKVMEGQFGNPSSIHAHGREARTLIERARKTIANLLHTSPAEIFFTSGGTEADNTAIKCGIVDHGLKHAITSRLEHHAVLHTLEAMEKTGIIKLSYVDTDHKGNIDYAHLEKLLQDNERSFVSLMHANNEIGTLTDIERVGDLCEQYNALFHSDTVQTMGHFTHDLSKLKVHFLVCSAHKLHGPKGVGFLHINHRIKIKPMIHGGSQERNMRGGTENVYGIAGLAKSLELAYAEMEEHRAHVQGIKTYMIEQLKAEIPGIGFNGEIDPDKSLYTVLNVSFPEMEMADMLLFNLDIAGISASGGSACSSGTDIGSHVLGAIGANPSRASVRFSFSKYSTKDEVDYTVAKLKDVCLVKA; encoded by the coding sequence ATGCGTGTTTATTTTGATAACGCGGCCACCACGCCGCTTGACCCTGAAGTATTAAAAGAAATGTACAAGGTGATGGAAGGCCAGTTTGGCAACCCGTCATCCATACATGCACATGGCCGTGAAGCGCGTACCCTTATCGAACGCGCGCGGAAAACTATCGCCAATTTATTGCACACCTCACCCGCCGAAATATTTTTTACCAGTGGCGGCACCGAGGCTGATAATACAGCAATTAAGTGCGGCATTGTTGATCATGGTTTAAAGCACGCCATTACCAGCAGGCTGGAGCACCATGCGGTGTTGCATACCCTCGAGGCGATGGAGAAAACAGGCATCATTAAACTAAGTTATGTTGATACCGACCATAAGGGTAATATTGATTATGCCCACTTGGAAAAGCTGTTACAGGATAACGAACGCAGCTTTGTATCGCTGATGCATGCCAACAATGAGATAGGTACACTTACAGATATTGAGCGTGTTGGCGACTTGTGTGAGCAATACAATGCTCTTTTTCATAGTGATACCGTGCAAACCATGGGGCATTTTACGCATGATTTAAGCAAGCTGAAAGTACACTTTTTGGTGTGTTCGGCGCACAAACTGCATGGGCCAAAGGGTGTAGGCTTTTTACATATCAATCATCGTATTAAAATAAAGCCCATGATACACGGCGGCTCGCAGGAGCGTAATATGCGCGGCGGTACCGAGAATGTTTACGGTATTGCAGGTTTAGCCAAATCGCTTGAATTGGCTTATGCCGAAATGGAGGAGCACCGCGCGCATGTGCAGGGTATTAAAACTTACATGATAGAGCAACTGAAAGCAGAGATACCGGGAATAGGTTTTAACGGAGAGATTGATCCGGACAAAAGCTTATATACTGTTCTAAATGTATCTTTCCCTGAAATGGAAATGGCCGATATGTTGTTATTTAACCTGGATATTGCCGGTATATCCGCATCAGGTGGTAGTGCCTGCAGCTCGGGTACTGATATCGGTTCGCATGTGCTAGGGGCTATCGGTGCCAATCCGTCACGCGCTTCGGTCAGGTTCTCTTTCTCCAAGTACAGCACAAAGGACGAAGTTGATTACACGGTGGCAAAACTAAAGGATGTTTGCCTGGTGAAAGCATAA
- a CDS encoding DUF1573 domain-containing protein: MKKVFFTLAVSAIILTACNQRNSSNTESIDTNSNSAAITEVDSANAPVAKFENETHDFGKIKQGEKVNFEYKFTNTGKSPLVITNATASCGCTVPEWPKTPVKPGESAAIKVTFDSANKSGLQDKLITVTANTVPAQTVVHLVGEVVAK; the protein is encoded by the coding sequence ATGAAAAAAGTATTTTTTACCCTGGCTGTCTCTGCTATCATTTTGACAGCTTGTAATCAGCGTAATTCATCTAATACGGAAAGTATTGATACCAATAGCAATAGCGCTGCCATAACGGAGGTTGACTCAGCTAATGCGCCGGTTGCTAAGTTTGAAAACGAAACGCATGATTTTGGTAAAATAAAACAAGGCGAAAAAGTAAATTTTGAGTACAAGTTTACCAATACGGGCAAATCTCCGTTGGTAATTACCAATGCAACTGCAAGCTGCGGCTGTACGGTGCCTGAGTGGCCAAAAACACCGGTTAAACCGGGAGAGAGCGCAGCTATTAAGGTTACGTTTGACAGCGCCAACAAATCAGGCTTGCAGGATAAGCTGATAACCGTTACCGCTAACACAGTGCCCGCGCAAACCGTAGTACACCTGGTGGGCGAAGTGGTAGCCAAGTAA
- the yajC gene encoding preprotein translocase subunit YajC translates to MGNPQQLIMMGLIILVFYFFMIRPQIKKQKDQKKFVEDLKKGDKIVTTAGIHGRIIELADTTILIEVEGGTKIRFDKTSISLDASKALNAPVATKS, encoded by the coding sequence ATGGGTAATCCGCAACAACTCATTATGATGGGCCTCATCATATTGGTGTTCTACTTTTTTATGATACGTCCGCAGATCAAAAAACAAAAAGACCAGAAAAAATTTGTTGAAGACCTTAAAAAAGGAGACAAAATAGTTACAACGGCAGGCATACACGGCCGTATAATTGAATTGGCTGATACTACCATACTTATTGAAGTTGAGGGTGGCACCAAAATCCGTTTTGATAAAACCTCTATCTCGCTTGATGCCTCAAAGGCGCTTAACGCACCGGTAGCAACAAAATCATAA
- the nusB gene encoding transcription antitermination factor NusB, translated as MLNRRHLRVKVLQALYGYHQSSNRDIKLHQKGLLKSVDSVYEMYIWMLSLIQEVVGYAANDAEERANKHLPTAEDLNPNLKILENRFIASLAVNKEYVAAVKKYKIDWTFDPELFKSLFNTLRAAPEYKEYLDRTEDSLHSDKDIIKFIFKKVILKSSLAEQVFEDKFINWPVDRDVLQALIAKTFKNFSNDNYELNKLAEVTVNWEEDREFIIDLFDQCIRHDEEYQELIAVKTQNWEPDRIAMMDTLLMKMALTEFLNFSSVPVKVTINEYLEISKEFSTPKSNSFINGILDKILAELKAGNKIKKAGRGLIE; from the coding sequence ATGTTAAACAGAAGGCACTTACGCGTAAAGGTATTACAGGCGCTATACGGATACCACCAATCAAGCAACCGCGACATTAAACTCCACCAAAAAGGTCTTTTAAAGAGTGTAGATTCCGTGTACGAGATGTACATCTGGATGCTTTCGCTTATTCAGGAAGTGGTTGGCTATGCTGCTAACGATGCTGAAGAGCGTGCCAACAAGCACCTGCCTACGGCCGAAGATCTGAACCCAAATCTTAAAATTCTTGAAAACCGTTTTATAGCCTCATTGGCTGTTAATAAAGAATATGTTGCCGCGGTAAAAAAATATAAGATCGACTGGACGTTTGATCCGGAGCTTTTCAAATCGTTATTTAATACGCTTAGAGCAGCGCCGGAGTACAAGGAATACCTTGACCGTACCGAGGATAGCCTGCACAGCGACAAGGATATAATTAAGTTCATCTTTAAAAAGGTGATATTAAAATCATCGCTTGCCGAACAGGTGTTTGAGGATAAATTTATCAACTGGCCGGTTGACCGCGATGTGTTACAGGCGTTGATCGCTAAAACCTTCAAAAACTTCTCGAACGATAATTACGAGCTGAATAAGCTGGCCGAAGTTACTGTTAACTGGGAAGAGGACAGGGAGTTTATTATTGACCTGTTTGATCAATGTATCCGTCATGACGAGGAATATCAGGAGCTTATTGCTGTAAAAACTCAGAACTGGGAGCCTGACCGTATCGCCATGATGGACACTTTGCTGATGAAAATGGCTTTGACGGAATTCCTGAATTTTTCATCGGTACCGGTTAAAGTTACCATTAACGAGTATCTGGAAATTTCAAAGGAATTCAGTACACCAAAAAGTAACTCGTTCATCAACGGCATCTTAGATAAGATTTTGGCTGAATTGAAGGCCGGCAACAAGATCAAAAAAGCAGGTAGAGGATTGATTGAATAA
- a CDS encoding ZIP family metal transporter, whose amino-acid sequence MSNLQLLLLFFSAFLGGTAVFLFKGGNHKFLKLVLAFSGAYLFGITVLHLIPDAYHGDDNMVGVFILIGFLFQIILEQFSDGIEHGHIHKHAHDHAAFPFGIMLSLCVHAFLEGMPIAEGHQHELVFGIALHHIPASFALGSVLLAHNQSKSRIVFFVLLFALMTPAGYIFSNSLSNGGIGNLQQYFNRIMGLVIGIFLHISTTILFESSADHKFNLRKMIAVLLGIGIALGGFLL is encoded by the coding sequence ATGAGCAACCTGCAACTTTTACTCCTTTTTTTTAGTGCCTTTTTAGGCGGCACGGCTGTTTTTTTATTTAAAGGCGGAAATCATAAATTCCTTAAGCTGGTATTGGCCTTTAGCGGCGCTTATTTATTCGGCATAACGGTTCTACATTTAATACCCGACGCTTATCACGGCGATGATAACATGGTAGGCGTTTTCATCCTGATCGGCTTTCTGTTCCAGATCATCCTCGAGCAGTTTTCGGACGGTATTGAACATGGGCACATACATAAACACGCGCACGATCATGCCGCATTTCCTTTCGGTATAATGCTCAGCCTGTGCGTTCACGCGTTTTTAGAGGGTATGCCTATTGCCGAAGGGCACCAGCATGAATTGGTTTTTGGTATTGCCCTGCACCACATCCCGGCTTCGTTCGCCCTGGGCAGCGTGTTACTGGCGCACAACCAAAGCAAAAGCCGAATTGTATTTTTTGTGCTGTTATTTGCACTCATGACGCCTGCCGGCTACATATTTAGCAATTCACTGAGCAACGGCGGTATAGGCAACCTGCAGCAATACTTTAACCGGATCATGGGTTTAGTAATCGGTATATTTTTGCATATATCAACTACTATCCTGTTTGAATCAAGCGCTGATCATAAATTTAACCTGCGCAAAATGATAGCCGTATTGTTAGGTATTGGTATAGCTTTAGGCGGATTTTTATTGTAG